In the genome of Mytilus edulis chromosome 3, xbMytEdul2.2, whole genome shotgun sequence, one region contains:
- the LOC139514542 gene encoding E3 ubiquitin-protein ligase RNF103-like isoform X1, whose amino-acid sequence MYRNIARRVNRKGNMLVIIRQIVIYYDVIFFLILSRALYLSIPSTSENNGENTISVDRLVPNFLTNKKLFDLLDNRMEIYQPSADRSLLVTLAKTKGTVVVEKSASPKLADLESLTISDLKQLLDQRGIMYNSRSTKHDLIGAVIISGPVTIEALAHMKQIGDPKIGAVHEFNDFNIEETVEKHNESIFLINIWPQRLQSSYFNKLSWKALQRKLSYMDFKFGELDCGLKKRICMKRKWNISTLYLYTPGKENTTEYYITDDYSVHSIFSSIQNEINYRVKHISSWETFTSSKWAFYYGSKDKIAIRIILFTNMTLPPMFLSSLSVKYRDTVNIGMVNIASHKGRRILRQLKQKYWPLLLVVTKRGIFTYGKLQGEHFTYQELDFYLSNLLQDFQPIKQWYHKLPCFLDPTLIGLIIVWFKATHVFSRVGIIYEERNRCHQHDGDDVDNNHTMETVTHEAEQLRIINQKYN is encoded by the exons atgtatagaaatattGCACGACGAGTCAACAGAAAAGGTAACATGCTGGTGATCATCAGACAAATTGTGATATATTATGACGTTATTTTCTTCCTTATTCTTTCACGTGCGTTGTATTTATCAATCCCCTCTACTAGTGAAAATAATGGGGAAAACACAATTTCCGTGGACAGACTCGTTCCAAACTTCCTAACGAATAAGAAGCTGTTTGACCTCCTAGATAACCGCATGGAGATTTATCAACCTAGTGCAGATCGGAGTCTTCTGGTTACATTAGCCAAAACAAAAGGTACTG TTGTCGTAGAGAAAAGTGCGTCTCCCAAACTAGCTGATCTAGAGTCACTGACCATCTCTGATCTTAAACAACTGCTAGATCAGAGAGGTATAATGTATAACAGTAGGTCAACAAAACATGACTTAATCGGAGCCGTTATTATATCAG gcCCAGTAACTATAGAGGCTTTAGCACACATGAAACAAATTGGAGATCCAAAGATTGGAGCGGTCCATGAATTCAATGATTTCAACATCGAAGAAACTGTAGAAAAACACAACGAAAGTATATTTCTTATCAATATATGGCCTCAGAGATTGCAATCctcatattttaacaaattatcatGGAAAGCTCTTCAACGAAAATTATCATACATGGACTTCAAATTTGGGGAACTTGACTGTGGTTTAAAAAAACG CATTTGCATGAAAAGAAAATGGAATATTTCAACGCTTTATCTGTATACTCCAGGAAAAGAAAACACCACAGAATATTATATAACAGATGACTACAGTGTTCACAGTATATTTTCAagtattcaaaatgaaataaattatagaGTGAAACACATTTCGTCATGGGAAACATTTACGTCATCAAAATGGGCGTTTTATTATGGTTCTAAGGATAAAATTGCAATAAGAataattctttttacaaatatgACGCTACCGCCCATGTTTTTGTCATCATTAAGCGTTAAATACCGTGATACAGTGAACATTGGAATGGTGAACATAGCGTCCCATAAAGGAAGAAGAATCTTAAGACAGTTAAAACAGAAATATTGGCCACTGCTGTTAGTCGTAACAAAACGAGGCATATTCACCTACGGAAAATTACAAGGAGAACATTTCACTTATCAGGAACTTGACTTTTATCTTTCTAATTTACTACAGGATTTTCAGCCGATTAAACAATGGTATCACAAATTACCATGTTTTCTAGATCCGACATTGATAGGTCTAATCATAGTTTGGTTCAAGGCAACACACGTGTTTTCAAGAGTCGGGATCATATACGAAGAAAGAAACCGATGCCATCAGCATGATGGAGACGATGTCGATAACAATCATACTATGGAAACAGTAACTCACGAAGCAGAGCAATTGCGTATTATTAACCAGAAATATAATTGA
- the LOC139514543 gene encoding E3 ubiquitin-protein ligase RNF103-like — MLETIKTYVISYDVLLYIFLSRAVYLMVYSTDENIVENKISSDRLDPDYLTNKQLFSLLDSRGEVYRRSADRSRLVTLAKTKVNVEESTPPILADLESLTISDLKHLLNQRGIMYYKRSTRHDLIGAVNISGPVTTEALAHMKRIGEPTIGPVHEFNAFNFMKTLEKYNDSIFLLNILPPRLKSSYFNESSWNALRRKLTYMDFKFGELDCDFEKRTCLTQKWNISTLFLYTPGKKINREYPIRDDYNLHSIFSDIQKEINYKISIISSWDIFTSSKWAFYHGPKDKIAVRIILFTNMTVPPMFLSSLSVKYRDKVNFGMVNMASHKGRNILKKLKQKYWPLLLVVTKQGILAYGKLPGEYFTYRELDFFLSTLLQDFQPLETWYHKLSIFLDPTMIGLLIVRLLVSLLKSRIGIKEEKTKSRYNIVQDVDDDDDDDDDSMESRIHEAGQKLIIDQQAVKLLLEELLRRRNNTQ; from the exons ATGCTGGAGACTATTAAAACATATGTGATTTCTTATGACGTTCTCCTCTACATTTTTCTGTCACGTGCTGTGTACTTAATGGTATATTCCACTGATGAAAATATCGTGGAAAATAAGATTTCCTCCGATAGACTCGATCCAGACTACCTAACGAATAAGCAATTGTTTTCACTTCTGGATAGCCGTGGAGAAGTCTACCGACGTAGTGCAGATCGAAGCCGACTTGTTACATTAGCCAAAACTAAAG tTAACGTAGAAGAAAGCACGCCTCCAATACTAGCTGATCTAGAATCCCTGACCATATCTGACCTAAAACACCTGCTAAATCAGAGAGGCATCATGTATTACAAAAGGTCAACAAGACATGACTTAATTGGGGCCGTAAATATCTCAG GCCCAGTAACCACAGAGGCTTTAGCACACATGAAGCGAATAGGAGAACCAACTATAGGACCGGTCCATGAATTCAATGCCTTTAACTTCATGAAGACTTTAGAAAAGTACAACGATAGTatctttcttttaaatatattgcCTCCTAGATTAAAATCTTCATATTTCAACGAATCATCGTGGAATGCTCTCAGACGAAAGCTTACATACATGGACTTCAAATTCGGAGAACTTGACTGTGATTTTGAAAAAAG AACTTGCCTGACACAGAAATGGAATATATCGACACTTTTTCTATATACTCCAGGGAAAAAAATCAACCGAGAATATCCGATAAGAGATGACTACAATCTTCATAGCATATTTTCAgatattcaaaaagaaataaattataaaatctcGATAATTTCGTCATGGGACATTTTTACGTCATCAAAATGGGCGTTTTATCATGGTCCTAAGGATAAGATTGCAGTAAGAataattctttttacaaatatgACGGTACCGCCCATGTTTTTGTCATCATTAAGCGTTAAATACCGTGATAAAGTAAACTTTGGAATGGTGAACATGGCGTCCCATAAAGGTAGGAACATCTTGAAAAAGTTAAAACAGAAATACTGGCCATTGCTGTTAGTCGTAACAAAACAAGGCATATTAGCTTACGGAAAGCTACCAGGAGAATATTTTACGTATCGGgaactggatttttttctttctacttTACTACAAGATTTTCAGCCGTTAGAAACATGGTATcacaaattatcaatttttctAGATCCGACAATGATAGGACTACTCATAGTTCGGTTATTAGTATCACTTCTGAAATCGAGAATCGGGATAAAGGAGGAAAAAACCAAAAGTAGGTACAATATTGTGCAAGatgttgatgatgatgatgatgatgatgatgattctATGGAGAGTAGAATACACGAAGCAGGACAAAAACTTATTATTGACCAACAGGCAGTTAAATTATTATTAGAAGAATTATTACGCAGGAGAAACAACACACAGTAG
- the LOC139514542 gene encoding E3 ubiquitin-protein ligase RNF103-like isoform X2 has protein sequence MYRNIARRVNRKGNMLVIIRQIVIYYDVIFFLILSRALYLSIPSTSENNGENTISVDRLVPNFLTNKKLFDLLDNRMEIYQPSADRSLLVTLAKTKVVVEKSASPKLADLESLTISDLKQLLDQRGIMYNSRSTKHDLIGAVIISGPVTIEALAHMKQIGDPKIGAVHEFNDFNIEETVEKHNESIFLINIWPQRLQSSYFNKLSWKALQRKLSYMDFKFGELDCGLKKRICMKRKWNISTLYLYTPGKENTTEYYITDDYSVHSIFSSIQNEINYRVKHISSWETFTSSKWAFYYGSKDKIAIRIILFTNMTLPPMFLSSLSVKYRDTVNIGMVNIASHKGRRILRQLKQKYWPLLLVVTKRGIFTYGKLQGEHFTYQELDFYLSNLLQDFQPIKQWYHKLPCFLDPTLIGLIIVWFKATHVFSRVGIIYEERNRCHQHDGDDVDNNHTMETVTHEAEQLRIINQKYN, from the exons atgtatagaaatattGCACGACGAGTCAACAGAAAAGGTAACATGCTGGTGATCATCAGACAAATTGTGATATATTATGACGTTATTTTCTTCCTTATTCTTTCACGTGCGTTGTATTTATCAATCCCCTCTACTAGTGAAAATAATGGGGAAAACACAATTTCCGTGGACAGACTCGTTCCAAACTTCCTAACGAATAAGAAGCTGTTTGACCTCCTAGATAACCGCATGGAGATTTATCAACCTAGTGCAGATCGGAGTCTTCTGGTTACATTAGCCAAAACAAAAG TTGTCGTAGAGAAAAGTGCGTCTCCCAAACTAGCTGATCTAGAGTCACTGACCATCTCTGATCTTAAACAACTGCTAGATCAGAGAGGTATAATGTATAACAGTAGGTCAACAAAACATGACTTAATCGGAGCCGTTATTATATCAG gcCCAGTAACTATAGAGGCTTTAGCACACATGAAACAAATTGGAGATCCAAAGATTGGAGCGGTCCATGAATTCAATGATTTCAACATCGAAGAAACTGTAGAAAAACACAACGAAAGTATATTTCTTATCAATATATGGCCTCAGAGATTGCAATCctcatattttaacaaattatcatGGAAAGCTCTTCAACGAAAATTATCATACATGGACTTCAAATTTGGGGAACTTGACTGTGGTTTAAAAAAACG CATTTGCATGAAAAGAAAATGGAATATTTCAACGCTTTATCTGTATACTCCAGGAAAAGAAAACACCACAGAATATTATATAACAGATGACTACAGTGTTCACAGTATATTTTCAagtattcaaaatgaaataaattatagaGTGAAACACATTTCGTCATGGGAAACATTTACGTCATCAAAATGGGCGTTTTATTATGGTTCTAAGGATAAAATTGCAATAAGAataattctttttacaaatatgACGCTACCGCCCATGTTTTTGTCATCATTAAGCGTTAAATACCGTGATACAGTGAACATTGGAATGGTGAACATAGCGTCCCATAAAGGAAGAAGAATCTTAAGACAGTTAAAACAGAAATATTGGCCACTGCTGTTAGTCGTAACAAAACGAGGCATATTCACCTACGGAAAATTACAAGGAGAACATTTCACTTATCAGGAACTTGACTTTTATCTTTCTAATTTACTACAGGATTTTCAGCCGATTAAACAATGGTATCACAAATTACCATGTTTTCTAGATCCGACATTGATAGGTCTAATCATAGTTTGGTTCAAGGCAACACACGTGTTTTCAAGAGTCGGGATCATATACGAAGAAAGAAACCGATGCCATCAGCATGATGGAGACGATGTCGATAACAATCATACTATGGAAACAGTAACTCACGAAGCAGAGCAATTGCGTATTATTAACCAGAAATATAATTGA
- the LOC139514542 gene encoding uncharacterized protein isoform X3, with protein sequence MYRNIARRVNRKGNMLVIIRQIVIYYDVIFFLILSRALYLSIPSTSENNGENTISVDRLVPNFLTNKKLFDLLDNRMEIYQPSADRSLLVTLAKTKGTVVVEKSASPKLADLESLTISDLKQLLDQRGIMYNSRSTKHDLIGAVIISGPVTIEALAHMKQIGDPKIGAVHEFNDFNIEETVEKHNETFA encoded by the exons atgtatagaaatattGCACGACGAGTCAACAGAAAAGGTAACATGCTGGTGATCATCAGACAAATTGTGATATATTATGACGTTATTTTCTTCCTTATTCTTTCACGTGCGTTGTATTTATCAATCCCCTCTACTAGTGAAAATAATGGGGAAAACACAATTTCCGTGGACAGACTCGTTCCAAACTTCCTAACGAATAAGAAGCTGTTTGACCTCCTAGATAACCGCATGGAGATTTATCAACCTAGTGCAGATCGGAGTCTTCTGGTTACATTAGCCAAAACAAAAGGTACTG TTGTCGTAGAGAAAAGTGCGTCTCCCAAACTAGCTGATCTAGAGTCACTGACCATCTCTGATCTTAAACAACTGCTAGATCAGAGAGGTATAATGTATAACAGTAGGTCAACAAAACATGACTTAATCGGAGCCGTTATTATATCAG gcCCAGTAACTATAGAGGCTTTAGCACACATGAAACAAATTGGAGATCCAAAGATTGGAGCGGTCCATGAATTCAATGATTTCAACATCGAAGAAACTGTAGAAAAACACAACGAAA CATTTGCATGA